GCCCGCGACGAAGCGATAGCCGGAGCCGCGGCGGTGGCGACGGCGGCTGCGAGGCCGATCTTCACGAGGTCGAAGACGACAAAGGGCAGCACGCCCTGCGCCACCGCGACGCTCGCCGGAAGCTGCGTCACGACGGCGAGTTGCGTCGCCCCGAGCGCGTAGATAACCGCGAGCGCGGCGCAGCCCCAGCCGAAGCTCACCGCAAGCGCGCGGCCCCTCGGGGAGTTAGCCGCCGCACCCGCAGCCAGACCGGCCAGTAGAGCCGCAAACGGGTAGGAGAGCAGATACCCTCCCGAAGGCCCGACCAGCTCGTCGAAGCCCCCTCTGAAGTTTGCGAAGACCGGAACCCCGACCGCCCCGACGAGCAGGTAGACAACCATCGCGGTCGCCCCGTACCTCGGGCCGAGCAGAAACCCGGCCAGAACGACCCCGAGCACCTGAAGCGTAAACGGAATAGGAGAGAACGGCAACGGAATCGCGATCTGAGCCGCGACCGCCATCACCGCAACCATAAGAGCAACCCTGGTCATCACACGAGTGTTCAAACTGCAGACCCGCCTTTCCCGAAACGAAGTTCTCCGCTTTTGACGCTCCATTCGGTGTCCCCGATGTGTGGAGCAGGCGGAATCTTACCCTTACTCTTCTCGGAAATCATCTATAACCACTTCAGCTACCCCGCTCTGGCGGGGCTGATTCACGCTCAAGTGAAGTGTGTGCTAGTGTATCGGCGATTATGGTGACCGGGGTGTGCGGTTCGGGTTGATCCGGGTCGGCCAGAAAGTGATAGGCAGAAAGAGAAGCAGATTCTGGAAGGGTGATCCAATGCATCTACGAACAGGCAGGTTTGCCGCGGCGCTTGTAGCTTTGGTCTTTATGGTCGTGCTCGGAGGGTGCGGCTCGCTTGTGCAGGGCGGTGGCGGCGACAGCGGCGGCGGCGAACAGCAGGGCGGCGGTCAGACCGAAGGGCAGGGCGGGGATCAGGCCCCCGAGGAGACGCAGCAGGGCGGCGAGCAGGCGGCCGAAGTCCCGGAGGACCCGACCCTCAGCCTCTCCATCCCGAGCATAAACAAGAACATCGACGATATCCCGACCGGACGCGGCGACGACGTGCAGCTCCTCATCGACAACGCCGCCGTACACGTCTACCCGACGGGCTTCCCGTGGCAGGAGGGGGCGAACACCTTTCTCGCCGGGCACGTCGAGGGCTACGAGGGGACGCCGAGCTACAAGGCCTTCGACGGCATCCAGCAGCTCCAGAACGGTGATGAGATCATCGTAACCGACGCCAACGGCACGGATTACACCTACCAGGTCTACAACACCGAGATAGTGCAGCCGGAGGACGTCCAGATCCTTGATCCGGTTCCGGGCCAGAGCATCGTGACGCTACAGACCTGTGAGATAGTCGAACTCAACCCCGACGGTACGCCGAACTACTCGGACACCGAGCGGTTCATCGTTCAGGGCGAACTCGTCAGCTAGCGCCGGAACGGAGGAAACGTTCGGGGCGGGGCCTTGCGGCCCGGCCCCGTTTTTTGTGAGCGGAAACGCTCCCCCGCTCGTTACACATTGCTACACTACCCGGAGCATGATAAAGCCCGAAGACACCCCCGCCGTCCGGCTCTCCGGTAAAGTCGAGGAAGCGTTGCTCGGCTGGAACTCCGGGGCTTCAAGCGCCGGCGCTCGTGAGATCGTCCGGGTCAGCGTGGCGACCGGGGACGCGTCGCCTCTGGGCTGGCTGGCCGCGCAGGCACGTCCGGGGCTCTTGAGGGCTTACTGGTCGGGCCGGGACGACGCTCGCTCCGAGGGCCGCGAGGCGGCTATGGTCGGCGTTGCGGACTCCGTCGCCCGGGTGGAAGACGTGCTCCTCACCGAAAGCCGCGCTTTCCGGGCCCGCTACTACGGTGGGTTCCGGTTCGACCCCGGCTCGGAGCGGGGCCGGGAGTGGGCCGCGTTCGGCGAGGGCGGTCTCTTTCTGCCGAGGTTCGAGTTTGTCCGGGACGATTCCGGAGCGACGCTCTCCTGTAACCTTGTCCTTCCCGACGATGCCGGAAAGATCCGGGAGATAGTCGAGCAGGCCGAGGCTCTGGCAGAAGCCTTCGGCGCGGAGAAGGAACCGCAGAGAAGCCCCCGGCTCACGCGACGGCTCGACACCCCGGAATACGAAACGTGGCGGGGGAACGTCGAGCGCGTGACGGCGGAGTTCAGGCAGAAGCCGGGCAAGGTGGTCTTTGCCCGCCGGGCCGACCTCACCTTCGAGGCGGAACTGGACCCGCTCTCCATCTTCAAGCGGCTCAAGGCCAGAACGCCGGGGTGCTTCCACTTCTACTTCGAGCCGGCGAGGGGCTCTTCGGAGGCGGGGGCCGCGTTTATCGGGGCGACGCCGGAGAGGCTCTACGGCAGGGACGGTCGGGCCGTGAGAAGCGAGGCCGTCGCCGGGACGAGGCCGAGGGGCACATCGGGCGACGACGACGCGGGGCTGAGAAAAGAGCTGCTCGGCAGCGAGAAAGACCGGGCCGAACAGCGCTACGTCCGGGACAGCGTCGAGGAGGACCTCCGAGGTCTGTGCGCCGCCCTCACCGTCGAGGAGGGGGTCTCGGAGATGAAGCTCGCGAGCCGCAGGCATCTCGTCTCGCGGTTCCGGGGGACGCTCGGCGAAACCGTAACGGACGCCGAGATACTCGATGTGCTGCACCCGACCCCTGCGGTCGGCGGTTACCCGAAACCGGAGGCGATGGAGGAGATCCGGGCCTCCGAGAATTTTGACCGGGGGTTGTACGCCGGGCCGGTCGGCTGGGTGTCGGGGGAGGGCGCGGAGTTCGCGGTCGGTATCCGTTCGGGCCTTGTATGCGGGAAGACGCTCTCGCTTTTCTCGGGGGCCGGTATCGTCGCCGGTTCCACCCCCGCGGGGGAGTGGGCCGAGATCGAGCAGAAAATCTCCGACTTCGTGGATATCCTGAGCTCGGCGGAGGACCCGGAAGGCCCGGTCCCCGGCGAGACCGTTCTGGAGCGCGCCGGGTAGCTTGAACGATACGGCCCGGTCCAACCTTCTCTGGGCCACCCTGCTTGTCGAGGAGTGCCGCCGCTGTGGCGTAACGGACTTTTTTGTTGCGCCGGGGTCGCGCTCGACCCCGATGGTCGCCGCCCTCGCCGCGAACGACCGGGTAAAGGTCCACGTTCACTACGACGAACGCGGCACCGCCTTTGCCGCCCTCGGGTACGCTCGGGCGACCGGACGGCCGGCGGCTTGGGTAACGACCTCAGGAACCGCCGTGGCGAACGGGCTGCCCGCCGTTGTCGAGGCCGGGACGGACAACGTGCCGATGGTCCTTCTGAGCGCCGACCGTCCACCGGAGCTTCGGCAGACCGGGGCAAACCAGACGGTACACCAGCCCGGTATCTTCGGGTGCTACGTCCGGTGGGGGTTCGACGTGCCCGCCCCCGACCCGCACTCCGACCCGGCCTCGCTGCTGACGCTCGTGGACAACGCCGTCCACCGCGCCCGCCGCGCCCCTTCGGGTCCGGTGCACCTGAATCTTATGTTCCGCGAACCGCTTATCCCGGAACCCGAAGAGAACCGGGGGATCAAGCTCCCGCAGCACCTCTCCCGCTGGAAGAGCGGCGACGCACCGTACACGACCTACCCGAAACCCGAAACGGCCCCGCCCGAAACAGCGGAGATCACGGAGCGCATTTCCCCCGCCGAGCGGGGGGTCGTCGTCGCCGGGAGGCTCGGAAGCCGGGAGGAGGCCGAGGCGGCCGGGGAGCTTGCCCGGCGGCTCGGGTGGCCGCTCTTTGCGGACGTCGGGTCGCAGGCGCGCTTCGGGGGAGAGCCCGAGAACCTTGTCTGGAACCACGACCTCGTCCTGCTCGACAAAGGCTTTGCCCGGCGCAACCGGCCCGAGGCGGTTCTGCAGCTCGGGGGCGGTCCCGTCTCGAAGCGGCTCGGGCGGTTTATCGGGGAGAGCCGTCCCGAAACGCACGTTGTCGTGCGCGAAGGACCGGACCGGCTGGACCCGGCCCACATCGTTACGCACCGGGTCGAGTCGGACGTTGCTGTTTTCTGCGGACGGGTGATGGACGGCGCGGGGAAGCGCGGAGGTGGCGGCTGGCTCTCCGGATGGCTCGGCGCGGCGGGTCGGGTCGAGCGGACGCTGCACCGGGTCGAGAAAGAGAACGGGGAAGAACTCGCCGAGCCGTTCGTGGCCCGGGCCGTGATGCGGGATATGCCATCCGGATCGGGTCTGGTCGTTGCGAGCAGCATGCCCGTTCGCGACGTTGACTCCTACGCCGGGCTGCGGGCCGACGCGGAGTACATCCCCGTCGCGGCGAACCGGGGGGCGAGCGGCATAGACGGCACGGTGGCGACGGCGGCGGGCTTTGCGCTCGGCTCCGGGCGGGCGGTGACCGTCCTGATCGGCGACCTCGCGCTGCTCCACGACCTTAACTCGCTGGCGATGCTGCGGGGTCTCCCCGTAACGTTCGTCGTTGTAAACAACGACGGGGGCGGAATCTTTTCGATGCTCCCGGTAGCTAGACACGAAACCTTCTTCGAGCGGTTCTTCGGGACGCCGCACGGCCTCGGCTTCAAGGACGCGGCCCGGATGTTCGGCCTGGACTACGCCCGGCCCCGGACGATAAGTGAGTTCCGGGACGCCTACTCGGAGCGCTCGGGTTCTTCGGGACCGGGTCTTATCGAGGTTGTAACCGAGCGCGAAAAAAGCGCGGCCCTCCGGCAGGAGATCTCAGCCCGGGTCAGGGTCGGAATCGAGGAGCAGCCATGAACTCGAAGGTACGAAATAGCGGCGGGTGTTTGTGCGGGGGCGTCAGGTACGAGGTGCGCGGGCCGCTGCGTCCGGTCGTGAACTGCCACTGCTCGCAGTGCCGCAGGACAAGCGGTCACTTCGTTGCGGCGACGGCTGCAAAAAAGAGAGACCTCGAAATTCACGAGGCCGGAGTGCTCAGGTGGTACAAATCGTCTGAGAAAGCCCGGCGAGGTTTCTGCGCCGCGTGCGGTTCAAGCCTTTTCTGGGAACCTTTTGAAGAAGGGTGGGTTGCGATCATGGCCGGGACGCTTGACGGGCCGACCGGACTCCGGACCGAGGCCGACATATTCGTGGCGGACGCGGGAGACTACTACCGGGTCGCCGACTCCTCTACCGGCAGAAACGACGGCGAACACGGTCTTTTCCTGGAGGACTGAGACCGGAACATCACCTCAGATCCCGGCGACGTTCACCACGAAAAACACTATCAGGGCGAGGTCGAGCAGCAGGGCAGCTACAAAGCCCGGATATTCCGGGTAGACGGCGGCCCTGATCCCCGGTGCGAGTCCGAGCAGGGAATAGGCGGTCGCCGTCGCAAGCAGGATAACAAAGCAGGCGAGCCCGAACGCCCCGGTCTCGATCCAGAACCCGACGGGCAGCCCGGCGAGCGAGAGCGCGACCGGAACGACCGTGAAGGCGAGCAGCAGGCCTCCGGCCACCGCAACGTAGCGCAGAACCGTAGCCTGGAGCCGGGCCGGGAGCCCCTCGAAGCCGGGCTTCTCCGCGTCCCGCCGGAAACGGGCCTCCGCCCGGCGCATCACCCAGACCGAGACCCCGGCCCACGCCGCAAGGCACAGAGCCGCCGCGAGAAGCACCGGCAACCCCCCGAGAAAAACATCGAAGACAAAGGCCAGCGGCACCCCGTACATCCCCGCTTCAAGCAGGCCGAGGGAGACGTGGTACATCCTTCGCGCCACAGCGACCGTCCCGTCCGAAGCCCCGGTTCTATCCAGCTGTAATCACCCCCGGCAAGCCCTCCGGACTCGGTTAACATAACCTTCGGAGATGAGCTTACCGCTTTACACCGGACCCGGCACGAACGCGCTGTTCCTGCACGGTTTTCTCGGTTCCGGAGCCGACTGGACCGGCCTCGCAGGCGACCTCCCCTTCCGCCTCCTTGTCCCGGACCTCCCCGGACACGGAGCGGCCGTCGGGCTGCCACAGGAGCTTTACTCGATGGAAGGCGCGGCGGAGTTCATGC
This sequence is a window from Rubrobacter indicoceani. Protein-coding genes within it:
- a CDS encoding biotin transporter BioY is translated as MTRVALMVAVMAVAAQIAIPLPFSPIPFTLQVLGVVLAGFLLGPRYGATAMVVYLLVGAVGVPVFANFRGGFDELVGPSGGYLLSYPFAALLAGLAAGAAANSPRGRALAVSFGWGCAALAVIYALGATQLAVVTQLPASVAVAQGVLPFVVFDLVKIGLAAAVATAAAPAIASSRA
- a CDS encoding sortase, coding for MHLRTGRFAAALVALVFMVVLGGCGSLVQGGGGDSGGGEQQGGGQTEGQGGDQAPEETQQGGEQAAEVPEDPTLSLSIPSINKNIDDIPTGRGDDVQLLIDNAAVHVYPTGFPWQEGANTFLAGHVEGYEGTPSYKAFDGIQQLQNGDEIIVTDANGTDYTYQVYNTEIVQPEDVQILDPVPGQSIVTLQTCEIVELNPDGTPNYSDTERFIVQGELVS
- the menD gene encoding 2-succinyl-5-enolpyruvyl-6-hydroxy-3-cyclohexene-1-carboxylic-acid synthase, translated to MNDTARSNLLWATLLVEECRRCGVTDFFVAPGSRSTPMVAALAANDRVKVHVHYDERGTAFAALGYARATGRPAAWVTTSGTAVANGLPAVVEAGTDNVPMVLLSADRPPELRQTGANQTVHQPGIFGCYVRWGFDVPAPDPHSDPASLLTLVDNAVHRARRAPSGPVHLNLMFREPLIPEPEENRGIKLPQHLSRWKSGDAPYTTYPKPETAPPETAEITERISPAERGVVVAGRLGSREEAEAAGELARRLGWPLFADVGSQARFGGEPENLVWNHDLVLLDKGFARRNRPEAVLQLGGGPVSKRLGRFIGESRPETHVVVREGPDRLDPAHIVTHRVESDVAVFCGRVMDGAGKRGGGGWLSGWLGAAGRVERTLHRVEKENGEELAEPFVARAVMRDMPSGSGLVVASSMPVRDVDSYAGLRADAEYIPVAANRGASGIDGTVATAAGFALGSGRAVTVLIGDLALLHDLNSLAMLRGLPVTFVVVNNDGGGIFSMLPVARHETFFERFFGTPHGLGFKDAARMFGLDYARPRTISEFRDAYSERSGSSGPGLIEVVTEREKSAALRQEISARVRVGIEEQP
- a CDS encoding GFA family protein; its protein translation is MNSKVRNSGGCLCGGVRYEVRGPLRPVVNCHCSQCRRTSGHFVAATAAKKRDLEIHEAGVLRWYKSSEKARRGFCAACGSSLFWEPFEEGWVAIMAGTLDGPTGLRTEADIFVADAGDYYRVADSSTGRNDGEHGLFLED
- a CDS encoding isochorismate synthase; the encoded protein is MIKPEDTPAVRLSGKVEEALLGWNSGASSAGAREIVRVSVATGDASPLGWLAAQARPGLLRAYWSGRDDARSEGREAAMVGVADSVARVEDVLLTESRAFRARYYGGFRFDPGSERGREWAAFGEGGLFLPRFEFVRDDSGATLSCNLVLPDDAGKIREIVEQAEALAEAFGAEKEPQRSPRLTRRLDTPEYETWRGNVERVTAEFRQKPGKVVFARRADLTFEAELDPLSIFKRLKARTPGCFHFYFEPARGSSEAGAAFIGATPERLYGRDGRAVRSEAVAGTRPRGTSGDDDAGLRKELLGSEKDRAEQRYVRDSVEEDLRGLCAALTVEEGVSEMKLASRRHLVSRFRGTLGETVTDAEILDVLHPTPAVGGYPKPEAMEEIRASENFDRGLYAGPVGWVSGEGAEFAVGIRSGLVCGKTLSLFSGAGIVAGSTPAGEWAEIEQKISDFVDILSSAEDPEGPVPGETVLERAG